A genomic window from Triplophysa dalaica isolate WHDGS20190420 chromosome 24, ASM1584641v1, whole genome shotgun sequence includes:
- the erc1a gene encoding ELKS/Rab6-interacting/CAST family member 1a isoform X4, with translation MYGSSRSVSKIDSNHSGGRNNQGNSGRSPRLPRSPRMGHRRTNSMGGSGGGPGGSGGKTLSMENIQSLNAAYATSGPMYMSDNEVAIGTSSDLPKGGVTTGRFGGSIPYGVRGAVTGSTPDMAMVPAVSTDSMGFGGEIHAASTVPHSLRQARDNTIMELQAQLKEVLRENELLRKEIDVKESKLNSSMSSIKSFWSPELKKERALRKDEASKIVVWKEQYRAVQDETQHLQTTVQALQAELRIQRDLNQLLHPPGEPLACEPSEEQERQARELFLLRRTLEEMEVRLETQRQTLAARDESVKKLLEMLHSKGPSTKANEEDHERTRRLADAEMHAHHLENLLEQRDKELAALREELHRRLEGTPETMKTKALQTVIEMKDSQIGSLERGLRELEDQVMMLRSNSMLSCEERQEEAKQMEVYRNHTKFMKNKMDQAKQDLSRKDTQLLGLQTKLETLTNQFSDSKQHIEVLKESLTAKEQRAAILQTEVDALRLRLEEKETTLNKKSKQIQEMSEEKSTLNGEIHDLKDMLDVKERKVNVLQKKIENLQEQLRDKEKQMSSLRERVKSLQTDTSNTDTALTTLEDSLAEKERIIERLKEQRDREEREKAEELDNSKKELKELKEKVSVLQGDLSDRETSLLDLKEHASSLASSGLKKDSKLKSLEIALEQRREECIKLDNQLKKAQSAAVNAQANSEISERISSLESDVARHREDSAKAQAEVDRLLDILRQMENEKNDKDRKISELERQLKEQTKKPSGKHKELSGKGRNVSDGPQQESLRQKAERIEELEEALRESVQITAEREMVLAQEEAARNHQEKQMEELLGAMEKVKLELESMKAKMSSTQQSLAEKEAHLTTLRAERRRHLEEVLEMKQEALLAAISEKDANIALLELSSSKKKKTQEEVAQLRREKDRLVQQLKQQTQNRMKLMADNYDDGYLKTPPDQTNHRPPKSPDQDDEEGIWA, from the exons ATGTACGGAAGTTCACGCTCGGTGAGCAAAATAGACAGTAATCACAGCGGGGGTAGAAATAACCAGGGCAATTCGGGCCGCTCACCACGTCTGCCTCGGTCACCCCGTATGGGCCACCGTCGCACCAATAGCATGGGGGGCAGCGGGGGAGGCCCAGGGGGCTCCGGAGGCAAAACGCTCTCCATGGAGAACATTCAATCGCTCAATGCTGCCTACGCTACATCAGGGCCAATGTACATGAGTGACAACGAAGTGGCAATCGGCACCTCATCTGATCTCCCCAAGGGTGGGGTGACGACGGGCCGTTTCGGTGGCAGCATTCCTTACGGGGTCAGAGGAGCAGTGACGGGCAGCACGCCTGACATGGCCATGGTTCCGGCAGTGTCCACCGACTCCATGGGCTTTGGAGGGGAGATCCATGCGGCATCAACTGTTCCTCACTCCCTGCGTCAGGCGAGGGACAACACCATCATGGAGCTGCAAGCCCAGCTCAAGGAGGTGCTGAGGGAAAACGAGCTTCTTCGGAAGGAGATAGATGTTAAGGAGAGCAAACTCAACTCTTCAATGAGCTCCATCAAGAGCTTCTGGAGCCCGGAGCTAAAAAAGGAGCGCGCGTTGCGAAAAGACGAGGCCTCCAAGATAGTAGTTTGGAAGGAGCAGTACCGTGCGGTGCAGGATGAGACACAG CACCTCCAGACAACAGTGCAGGCACTGCAGGCCGAGCTGCGCATCCAGCGTGACTTGAACCAGCTGCTGCATCCACCCGGGGAGCCGTTGGCCTGCGAGCCCAGCGAGGAGCAAGAGAGGCAGGCGCGAGAGCTTTTCTTACTCCGCCGCACCCTGGAGGAGATGGAGGTTCGCTTGGAGACCCAGCGACAGACGCTGGCTGCTCGTGACGAATCGGTCAAAAAGCTCTTGGAGATGTTGCACAGCAAAGGCCCCTCGACTAAAGCCAACGAAGAGGATCACGAGCGAACCCGTCGCCTCGCAGATGCCGAGATGCACGCGCATCACCTGGAGAACCTTCTAGAACAGCGTGATAAAGAGTTGGCAGCTTTGAGAGAG GAGCTGCATCGCCGTCTCGAGGGGACGCCAGAGACTATGAAAACCAAAGCtcttcagactgtaattgagATGAAG GATTCTCAGATCGGTTCTTTAGAGCGAGGTCTCAGAGAGCTGGAGGACCAGGTCATGATGCTTCGATCCAACAGCATGCTCAGCTGTGAAGAACGGCAAGAAGAGGCCAAGCAGATGGAGGTGTACCGCAACCACACCAAATTCATGAAGAACAAG ATGGACCAAGCTAAGCAAGACCTTTCCAGGAAGGACACCCAACTCCTTGGCTTGCAGACCAAATTGGAGACCCTGACCAACCAGTTCTCGGATAGCAAACAGCATATTGAAGTGCTCAAAGAATCCCTGACTGCCAAAGAACAGCGTGCTGCCATATTACAGACAGAG GTGGATGCTCTGAGGTTACGTCTGGAAGAGAAAGAGACCACGTTAAACAAGAAAAGCAAGCAGATCCAAGAAATGTCAGAGGAAAAAAGCACACTGAACGGGGAAATCCATGATCTGAAAGACATGCTGGATGTCAAGGAGCGTAAAGTCAACGTACTTCAGAAAAAA ATTGAAAACCTGCAAGAGCAGCTGAGGGATAAAGAGAAGCAGATGAGCAGCCTTAGAGAGCGGGTGAAATCTCTACAGACGGACACATCTAATACAGACACAGCCCTCACCACACTGGAGGACTCTCTGGCTGAGAAG GAACGCATTATTGAGCGTCTCAAGGAGCAACGTGACCGCGAGGAGAGGGAGAAAGCAGAAGAGCTGGACAACAGTAAAAAAGAGCTGAAGGAGTTGAAGGAGAAAGTCAGCGTTCTGCAGGGAGACCTGTCAGACCGTGAG ACTTCTCTGTTGGATCTTAAAGAGCATGCGTCATCGCTGGCTTCATCCGGCCTAAAGAAAGACTCCAAACTGAAGAGCCTAGAGATCGCTCTTGAACAACGGAGGGAGGAATGCATCAAGCTTGACAACCAACTGAAGAAG GCCCAGAGTGCTGCAGTCAACGCACAGGCTAACTCTGAGATATCCGAGCGAATTTCTTCACTGGAATCTGATGTGGCGAGGCACAGGGAGGACTCAGCCAAAGCTCAGGCTGAAGTCGATCGTCTACTGGATATTCTTCGTCAGATGGAGAACGAGAAGAACGACAAGGACAGGAAAATCAGTGAGCTTGAGAG GCAACTGAAAGAGCAGACCAAGAAACCTTCTGGCAAACACAAAGAGCTGTCAGGAAAGGGCAGAAATGTCAGCGACGGCCCGCAGCAG GAATCCTTGCGTCAGAAGGCAGAACGCATCGAGGAGTTGGAGGAGGCTCTGAGAGAGAGTGTTCAAATCACTGcggagagagagatggtgcTGGCACAGGAGGAAGCGGCGAGAAACCACCAGGAAAAACAG ATGGAGGAGCTTCTCGGAGCGATGGAGAAAGTGAAGCTTGAACTTGAGTCCATGAAGGCGAAGATGTCATCCACCCAACAGTCTCTGGCGGAGAAAGAAGCTCATCTGACCACCCTGAGGGCAGAGAGAAGACGACACCTGGAAGAAGTGctggagatgaa acAGGAGGCTCTGCTTGCTGCCATTAGCGAGAAGGATGCTAACATAGCCCTGTTGGAGCTGTCCTCGtcgaaaaaaaagaaaacgcaAGAGGAAGTGGCTCAGCTGCGAAGGGAGAAAGATCGCTTGGTGCAGCAACTCAAACAGCAG ACACAGAATCGTATGAAGCTCATGGCTGATAATTATGACGACGGCTACTTGAAAACTCCACCCGACCAGACCAATCACAGGCCTCCTAAATCACCTGATCAG GATGATGAAGAGGGCATTTGGGCATAG